In one Acetobacter sp. genomic region, the following are encoded:
- a CDS encoding DUF3483 domain-containing protein: MGGRAGLLASGLVWTIAAALAASAVPMVQRWRKGKSSPKDMIRGLATVPQRYMVDVHHAVERRKGAAPMHALVAGGTLAGSVVLAAGVIPALRESRLYWGGVGVFFATAIGGTYLVWKRRNPKKPSWLSGGKFLWLPNALLAWNLGGTLVALVHVAMPGKTGVALVPLAMMAAGGAGLVVQVARGPMRHAFSGVTWLAAHSRPERFGGGRSTDLRPLDLTAPTLGALVPSDFAWNILASFDACIECGRCEQHCPAFAAGQRLNPKALIQGLALSARGEDASAYTGSPAPHAPPTAGKGSMTSPIIGADAVIHPDTLWACTTCRSCVEQCPMMIEHVDAIVDLRRGQTLMLGEVRPGAADALRRLRDTGESGGRPLSARADGLAGENIPVLTEENQTDVLLWLGDGAYELRYARTLRALVKLLRLADVKFAILGEAELDCGDLARRLGDEATFQGLATEVIGTLNNRRFQRIVTADPHALNVLKNEYPALGGRWEVVHHTTFLDELVSAGRLKLDARDLPSVAYHDPCYLGRYNGEFDAPRRLLAAACKTTVEMERHGKQSMCCGGGGGNPVSDVDAELRIPDIRMGQAAEVGAAIVAVGCPGCTAMLEGVPEPRPEVKDIAELVLEAVVPA, encoded by the coding sequence GTGGGCGGGAGGGCAGGTCTCCTCGCATCCGGACTGGTCTGGACCATAGCGGCGGCGCTTGCGGCGTCCGCTGTGCCGATGGTCCAACGCTGGCGCAAGGGCAAGTCCAGTCCCAAGGACATGATCCGGGGGCTGGCGACGGTTCCGCAGCGTTATATGGTGGATGTTCATCATGCGGTCGAGCGCCGCAAAGGTGCGGCTCCGATGCATGCGCTCGTCGCGGGCGGAACGCTGGCCGGGTCTGTGGTTCTTGCGGCTGGTGTGATTCCCGCGCTCCGTGAAAGCCGTCTCTACTGGGGCGGTGTCGGCGTGTTCTTTGCCACGGCCATTGGTGGCACGTATCTCGTGTGGAAACGCCGTAACCCGAAGAAGCCCTCCTGGCTCTCCGGCGGTAAATTTCTCTGGCTGCCGAATGCGCTGTTGGCGTGGAATCTCGGCGGCACGCTCGTCGCGTTGGTGCATGTCGCCATGCCCGGGAAAACAGGTGTCGCACTTGTGCCGCTCGCCATGATGGCTGCCGGTGGCGCTGGACTGGTCGTGCAGGTCGCGCGTGGTCCGATGCGGCACGCCTTCTCCGGTGTGACATGGCTGGCGGCCCATTCCCGACCGGAGCGGTTCGGGGGCGGTCGCAGCACCGATCTGCGCCCGCTGGATCTCACGGCTCCTACGCTTGGTGCACTCGTTCCCAGTGATTTTGCTTGGAATATTCTTGCTTCTTTCGATGCGTGCATCGAATGCGGGCGCTGTGAACAGCATTGTCCCGCATTCGCCGCCGGACAGAGACTGAACCCGAAGGCGCTCATTCAAGGGCTGGCGCTGTCCGCCCGTGGTGAGGACGCCAGCGCCTATACCGGCTCGCCTGCGCCTCACGCACCACCGACGGCGGGGAAGGGGAGCATGACCAGCCCGATCATCGGCGCTGACGCGGTGATCCACCCCGATACGCTGTGGGCCTGCACCACCTGTCGGTCATGCGTCGAGCAATGTCCGATGATGATCGAGCATGTGGACGCCATCGTCGATCTCAGACGCGGCCAGACACTGATGTTGGGTGAAGTGCGTCCCGGCGCCGCCGATGCGCTGCGCCGCCTGCGTGACACGGGCGAGTCCGGCGGGCGTCCGCTTTCCGCCCGTGCGGATGGGCTGGCGGGCGAGAATATTCCCGTTCTTACCGAAGAGAATCAGACAGACGTGCTGCTGTGGCTGGGTGATGGCGCTTATGAACTGCGCTACGCCCGTACGCTGCGCGCGCTCGTGAAACTGCTGCGTCTGGCGGATGTGAAATTCGCCATTCTGGGCGAGGCTGAACTGGACTGCGGCGATCTGGCGCGTCGTCTGGGCGATGAGGCGACCTTTCAGGGGCTGGCCACGGAAGTCATCGGCACATTGAACAATCGCCGGTTCCAGCGGATCGTCACCGCCGATCCGCACGCGCTGAACGTGCTGAAAAACGAATATCCCGCCCTCGGCGGCAGATGGGAAGTGGTGCATCACACGACGTTCCTCGACGAACTGGTGAGCGCGGGGCGGCTGAAACTCGATGCGCGTGATTTGCCGTCCGTCGCCTACCACGATCCCTGCTATCTGGGCCGCTATAACGGTGAATTCGATGCGCCGCGTCGCCTGCTGGCGGCCGCCTGCAAGACGACGGTTGAGATGGAGCGGCACGGGAAACAGTCCATGTGCTGTGGTGGCGGCGGCGGTAATCCGGTCAGCGATGTCGATGCCGAACTGCGTATTCCTGACATCCGCATGGGACAGGCCGCCGAGGTCGGGGCCGCGATTGTCGCGGTCGGATGCCCCGGCTGCACGGCCATGCTGGAGGGCGTGCCGGAGCCGCGTCCCGAGGTGAAAGACATCGCCGAACTCGTGCTGGAAGCGGTGGTGCCCGCATGA
- a CDS encoding NADH:flavin oxidoreductase translates to MSSDIEALFKPLRIRNMVIRNRVMSTSHAPGYGKDGKPQERYQLYHAEKAKGGIGLTMFGGSSSVEHDSPATPWNQVSVVDDSVIPFFQQFSDRVHGHGAKLMIQITHMGRRTRWDTDAWLPVIGPSPRREPASRSMPKEMEIEDIRRVVRAFADAAVRCKKGGLDGLEISGAHGHLLDQFWSPSANDRVDEYGGSLENRMRFGVEVLTAIREAVGEDFVVGMRMSGNEMLQNGLSQQDCLTIATDYASRGLVDFVNVIGGQARDEMSHAVSLPNMSFPVAPFLHLASAIKREADVPVFHAQRIMDVATAARAIAEGHVDMVAMTRAHIADPHIVNKLAAGRADDIRQCVGAGYCIDRIYVGGDALCLQNAATGREATMPHDVQPTMGAKHRIAIIGGGVAGLEAARVCALRGHSVVLFERENETGGQVNLAAKATWREALTGIVRWLDAQVRKLGVDVRTGTEATAEMVRLEKPDIVIVATGGSAWRGDLEGSDLVHTTADVLSGAVNPSGSVLLFDEMGQHNASSVAEVMATRGCLVEMATHDRLIAQDVGTTNQPIHLREMYKLGVVMSPNMELREVSREGNRLVAVLRNTMTDTEEERLVDHVIVECGTLPRDALYMELKEGSANHGQTDLPTLLQGQTQPAVEGLKSGEYALFRIGDAVAGRNIHAALYDALRLCKDF, encoded by the coding sequence ATGAGCTCTGACATCGAAGCCCTGTTCAAGCCACTGCGGATCAGAAACATGGTGATCCGCAACCGTGTGATGAGCACGAGCCATGCGCCGGGCTATGGCAAGGACGGCAAGCCGCAGGAGCGCTATCAGCTCTATCACGCCGAGAAGGCGAAGGGCGGGATCGGACTGACCATGTTCGGTGGCTCGTCCTCGGTCGAGCATGACAGCCCGGCGACGCCATGGAATCAGGTTTCCGTTGTCGATGACAGCGTGATTCCGTTTTTTCAGCAGTTCTCGGACCGTGTGCATGGGCATGGCGCGAAACTGATGATCCAGATCACCCACATGGGACGGCGCACACGCTGGGATACCGATGCATGGCTGCCGGTCATCGGTCCGTCTCCGCGCCGGGAACCGGCGTCACGCTCCATGCCAAAGGAAATGGAGATCGAGGATATCCGCCGTGTGGTCAGGGCTTTTGCAGACGCGGCTGTGCGCTGCAAGAAAGGCGGACTGGACGGGCTGGAAATCTCCGGCGCGCATGGTCATCTGCTCGACCAGTTCTGGAGCCCGTCCGCCAATGATCGCGTTGACGAGTATGGTGGCTCGCTTGAAAACCGTATGCGGTTTGGCGTCGAGGTGCTTACGGCCATCCGTGAGGCGGTGGGCGAGGATTTTGTCGTCGGCATGCGGATGTCCGGCAACGAGATGCTGCAAAATGGCCTGTCACAGCAGGATTGTCTGACAATCGCGACCGATTACGCGTCGCGCGGACTGGTGGATTTCGTGAACGTCATCGGTGGGCAGGCCCGTGACGAGATGTCGCACGCCGTCAGCCTGCCGAATATGTCTTTTCCTGTCGCACCGTTTCTGCATCTTGCCAGCGCTATCAAGCGTGAAGCCGATGTGCCGGTGTTTCACGCCCAGCGCATCATGGATGTGGCGACGGCAGCCCGCGCCATCGCGGAAGGCCATGTCGATATGGTCGCCATGACCCGTGCCCATATCGCGGACCCGCATATCGTGAACAAGCTGGCGGCAGGGCGTGCGGACGATATCCGCCAGTGCGTCGGGGCCGGATACTGTATCGACCGGATCTATGTCGGTGGTGACGCGCTCTGCCTGCAAAACGCCGCGACGGGGCGTGAAGCGACCATGCCTCACGACGTTCAGCCGACGATGGGCGCGAAGCACAGGATCGCCATTATCGGTGGTGGTGTGGCGGGACTGGAAGCCGCTCGCGTCTGCGCTTTGCGCGGTCACAGTGTCGTGCTGTTCGAACGTGAGAACGAGACTGGCGGGCAGGTCAATCTTGCCGCGAAAGCGACATGGCGCGAGGCGCTGACCGGGATCGTGCGCTGGCTGGATGCGCAGGTTCGCAAACTCGGTGTTGATGTAAGGACAGGCACTGAGGCCACCGCCGAAATGGTGCGTCTGGAAAAGCCGGATATCGTCATTGTCGCTACCGGCGGTAGCGCATGGCGGGGTGATCTGGAAGGCAGTGATCTGGTCCACACCACGGCGGATGTGCTCTCCGGCGCCGTCAATCCTTCCGGCAGTGTTCTGCTGTTTGACGAAATGGGCCAACATAATGCGTCATCGGTTGCAGAAGTCATGGCGACACGTGGCTGTCTCGTGGAAATGGCGACGCATGACCGTTTGATCGCGCAGGATGTCGGCACGACCAATCAGCCGATCCATCTGCGGGAGATGTACAAACTCGGCGTCGTCATGTCGCCGAACATGGAACTGCGTGAGGTTTCGCGTGAAGGTAACCGTCTGGTCGCCGTTCTGCGCAACACCATGACGGACACGGAAGAAGAGCGGCTTGTCGATCATGTCATTGTCGAATGCGGCACTCTCCCGCGCGACGCGCTCTACATGGAACTGAAGGAAGGCTCCGCCAACCACGGGCAGACGGATCTGCCGACACTTTTGCAGGGCCAGACACAACCCGCTGTCGAGGGACTGAAAAGCGGGGAATACGCGCTGTTCCGTATCGGTGACGCCGTGGCCGGGCGTAACATTCATGCGGCGCTCTACGACGCGCTCCGTCTCTGCAAGGATTTCTGA
- a CDS encoding GlxA family transcriptional regulator encodes MPAAPDLSNFQHFAFLTLSGYSMIAVSNAIEALRMANRLAGEDVYTWSVLSLDGESVLSSNGLSLSPTQSAKTSTSFDVVFVCGGVDVRAATSPALLTWLRQKARQGVPLGALCTGTFALAEAGLLRGYRCAVHWENLSSIREEFPEIDIVDDFFVIDRNRLTCTGGLAPLDMMLKIIASRYGTSRVNEISTQFLLERGRSGDERQPVPVPPGTPEAMARALSLIERESDRPLRIEEIAGAAHLSVRQLERVFRRHAGVTPAAYLVGVRLERARRLLRQTTMSVTDIGTACGFVSSSHFSSAYRSRFGCPPRDERRRKNGALQQTSIMDVPA; translated from the coding sequence ATGCCTGCTGCGCCTGATCTCAGCAATTTTCAGCATTTCGCTTTCCTGACCCTGTCAGGCTATTCGATGATTGCTGTGAGCAACGCCATCGAAGCGTTGCGGATGGCGAACAGGCTGGCGGGTGAGGATGTCTATACCTGGTCGGTTCTGTCGCTGGATGGAGAAAGCGTTCTGTCCAGCAATGGTCTTTCGCTTTCACCGACACAGTCGGCGAAAACCTCGACCTCTTTCGATGTTGTCTTTGTCTGTGGCGGCGTGGATGTGCGTGCGGCGACAAGTCCGGCGTTGCTGACCTGGCTGAGGCAGAAGGCCCGACAGGGTGTCCCGCTTGGTGCGCTCTGCACGGGCACGTTCGCACTGGCGGAAGCGGGGCTTCTCCGGGGATATCGTTGCGCCGTGCACTGGGAAAATCTGTCTTCAATCCGGGAGGAGTTCCCTGAAATTGACATTGTTGACGATTTTTTCGTCATTGATCGCAACCGTCTGACCTGCACGGGTGGTCTCGCGCCGCTCGACATGATGCTGAAGATCATCGCGTCCCGTTACGGGACATCGCGTGTCAATGAAATCTCCACGCAGTTTCTTCTCGAACGCGGACGTTCGGGAGACGAGAGGCAGCCTGTCCCGGTGCCTCCCGGAACGCCGGAAGCGATGGCGCGGGCGCTCAGTCTTATCGAGCGTGAAAGTGACAGGCCGTTGCGGATCGAGGAAATAGCAGGGGCGGCGCATCTGTCCGTACGACAGCTTGAGCGCGTTTTCCGGCGTCATGCCGGTGTCACCCCGGCTGCCTATCTCGTTGGCGTGCGTCTGGAACGTGCCCGTCGTCTGCTTCGCCAGACGACGATGTCGGTCACCGATATCGGAACCGCCTGCGGCTTTGTGTCCAGTTCGCATTTCAGTTCAGCCTATCGCAGCCGCTTCGGCTGCCCGCCCCGTGATGAACGGCGGCGTAAAAATGGCGCCCTACAGCAGACTTCAATCATGGATGTGCCCGCATGA
- a CDS encoding hybrid-cluster NAD(P)-dependent oxidoreductase — translation MTTKGVLAELGGLTSAPLWDSERDEILVCRQVINETHDVKTFVFSAPQARRFSYQPGQFMTFSLPCGPSGEEINRSYTLSSAPTRPDRVSITVKRVTNGPVSNWLHDTLLPGMEVKVVGPAGEFTCADSSSKKFLFLSGGSGITPMMSMSRTLMDLGGEADVVFLHSARSPDDLIFARELALMEQRWSGFRAATVCESDTPAGRWQGLRGRLVASMLPLVTPDFLDREVYVCGPAPYMAAVRALLADSGFDMTRHHEESFDFTTLMQGELEEAFAAPEPGETTYKVNFTKSRREIECGADTNILSAARAEGMRVPASCGKGLCGTCKCKLVSGTVEMKHEGGIRQREVDMGMILICCSKPTSDVVIER, via the coding sequence ATGACGACAAAAGGCGTGCTTGCGGAACTGGGTGGTTTGACTTCCGCCCCTTTGTGGGATTCGGAACGGGACGAGATTCTCGTCTGCCGTCAGGTCATCAATGAAACGCACGATGTGAAGACATTCGTGTTCTCCGCTCCACAAGCGCGTCGGTTTTCCTATCAGCCCGGTCAGTTCATGACGTTTTCTCTCCCATGTGGTCCATCGGGAGAGGAAATAAACCGGAGCTATACACTGTCTTCCGCGCCGACCCGTCCGGATCGCGTGTCGATCACTGTGAAACGGGTAACGAACGGGCCGGTCTCGAACTGGCTGCACGACACGTTGCTGCCGGGGATGGAAGTGAAAGTGGTCGGTCCGGCGGGAGAATTTACCTGCGCTGACAGCTCGTCGAAAAAATTTCTGTTTCTGTCAGGAGGAAGTGGCATCACGCCGATGATGTCCATGTCCCGTACGCTGATGGATCTCGGTGGTGAGGCGGATGTGGTTTTTCTCCACAGCGCCCGCAGTCCGGACGATCTGATTTTCGCACGGGAACTGGCGCTGATGGAGCAGCGCTGGTCCGGTTTCCGCGCCGCCACGGTCTGTGAGAGCGACACGCCTGCCGGTCGCTGGCAGGGATTGCGGGGGCGGCTCGTCGCTTCGATGCTGCCTCTTGTCACGCCGGATTTTCTGGATCGTGAAGTCTATGTCTGTGGTCCGGCGCCCTATATGGCGGCAGTCCGGGCGCTGCTGGCTGATAGCGGTTTCGACATGACCCGGCATCATGAAGAAAGTTTCGATTTCACCACACTGATGCAGGGCGAACTTGAGGAAGCTTTCGCCGCACCGGAGCCCGGCGAGACGACCTACAAGGTCAACTTCACGAAAAGCCGTCGCGAGATTGAATGCGGAGCGGACACCAACATTCTCTCCGCCGCACGTGCCGAAGGGATGCGTGTTCCGGCATCCTGCGGAAAAGGGCTGTGTGGCACCTGCAAGTGCAAACTGGTGTCCGGCACGGTTGAGATGAAGCACGAGGGCGGTATCCGGCAGCGTGAGGTTGATATGGGTATGATCCTGATCTGCTGTTCAAAGCCCACCAGTGACGTGGTGATTGAACGCTGA
- a CDS encoding aromatic ring-hydroxylating oxygenase subunit alpha: MSGHTEEMLRTLLARRKPGFALEAPFYTDAGIFDEDMKFIFGQHWIYVGVEPDVAEPGDAMIVNIGKSSVIITRDDDDAIRAFHNVCRHRGARMIPEGKTMIGNIVCPYHSWTYGIDGALKFAEHMGEDFDPKCRGLKKVAVRSVGGLIFICLAENPPEDIEDMARIMEPYLAPHDIRNTRVAFESDLIEKGNWKLTLENNRECYHCGPNHPELTIPLFAYGFGYAPGTLDEDSQRDAQRYAELATTCHARWEGEGLPSREVEHLDDRITGFRTERLPIDRSGESQTMDTKAACRVPLGDLKDKAIGGLSFWTQPNSWHHFMGDHIVTFAVFPLDADTTLVRTKWLVHKDAVEGVDYDLQRLTEVWQATNQQDADLVEISQQGATDPAFEAGPYSPYTEGLVEKFASWYIGRMKAVLA; the protein is encoded by the coding sequence ATGTCCGGTCACACAGAAGAAATGCTCAGAACACTCCTTGCCCGACGCAAGCCGGGCTTTGCCCTTGAGGCGCCGTTTTACACGGATGCGGGCATCTTTGACGAAGATATGAAGTTTATCTTCGGTCAGCACTGGATTTATGTCGGCGTCGAACCGGATGTTGCCGAGCCCGGCGACGCGATGATCGTCAATATCGGAAAATCTTCTGTCATTATCACGCGTGACGATGATGACGCCATTCGGGCGTTTCATAATGTCTGCCGTCATCGTGGCGCAAGAATGATCCCTGAAGGCAAGACGATGATCGGCAACATCGTCTGTCCGTACCACTCATGGACCTACGGCATCGATGGTGCGCTGAAATTTGCCGAGCATATGGGGGAGGATTTCGATCCCAAATGCCGTGGCCTCAAAAAGGTGGCGGTGCGTTCCGTCGGCGGGCTGATCTTTATCTGTCTGGCTGAAAATCCGCCGGAAGATATCGAGGACATGGCCCGTATCATGGAGCCGTACCTTGCGCCGCATGATATCAGGAATACCCGGGTGGCCTTTGAGTCCGATCTCATCGAGAAGGGAAACTGGAAACTCACGCTGGAAAATAACCGCGAGTGTTATCACTGCGGACCGAACCATCCTGAACTGACCATTCCGCTTTTCGCCTATGGCTTCGGCTACGCACCCGGAACGCTCGATGAGGACAGTCAGCGTGACGCGCAGCGCTATGCGGAACTGGCCACCACATGTCACGCACGCTGGGAAGGAGAGGGGCTTCCTTCCCGCGAGGTCGAGCATCTTGATGACAGAATCACCGGTTTCCGGACCGAGCGTCTGCCGATCGACCGCTCGGGTGAAAGCCAGACGATGGATACCAAGGCGGCCTGTCGTGTTCCATTGGGAGATCTGAAGGACAAGGCGATCGGCGGTCTGTCTTTCTGGACGCAGCCCAATTCGTGGCATCACTTCATGGGAGACCACATCGTCACCTTCGCGGTGTTCCCGCTGGATGCCGATACGACACTGGTGCGTACGAAATGGCTTGTTCACAAGGACGCAGTTGAAGGTGTCGATTATGACCTGCAACGTCTTACGGAAGTGTGGCAGGCGACGAACCAGCAGGATGCGGATCTCGTCGAGATTTCCCAGCAGGGGGCGACGGACCCCGCCTTCGAAGCAGGTCCTTACTCTCCCTACACTGAGGGGCTGGTTGAGAAATTCGCCTCCTGGTACATCGGTCGCATGAAGGCGGTTCTGGCATGA
- a CDS encoding L-serine ammonia-lyase, translated as MISVFEIFKIGIGPSSSHTVGPMKAAAEFVTELAVLAADAVHPLHVRVTLYGSLAWTGVGHATDRAVILGLGGLHPDMVDPDEAETILVRARETHELGPRGCIFTFDPDKDIIFDKDTIPPVHPNTLQFLATDGDGKAVLIRRYCSIGGGFVVPEDKNAEAVPQSVNVPFDFRSGTQLLSCARRSGLSIPEIVLANESALRPVEEVLAYVDRIIDVMMACVDRGMRTEGVLPGRLGVQRRAPAIRDRLEADRFRNVRTAHEIMDWVSLFAIAVNEENAAGGRIVTAPTNGAAGVVPAVLRYYRDYSAGASRAGERDFLLTAVAIGGLFKRNASISGAEVGCQGEVGVACSMAAAGLSAALGAGAAQVENAAEIGMEHHLGMTCDPVGGLVQIPCIERNAFGAIKAINAASLAMRGDGSHHVSLDDVIKTMYETGKDMSSRYKETSLGGLAVRFPEC; from the coding sequence ATGATCAGTGTATTTGAAATCTTCAAGATCGGCATTGGTCCTTCCTCTTCCCATACAGTTGGTCCCATGAAAGCTGCCGCGGAGTTCGTCACCGAACTGGCCGTGCTTGCAGCTGATGCAGTCCATCCGCTGCACGTCCGGGTCACGCTTTATGGCTCTCTGGCATGGACCGGAGTAGGGCATGCCACCGACCGCGCCGTTATTCTCGGTCTGGGTGGACTGCATCCCGACATGGTTGATCCTGATGAGGCCGAGACCATTCTTGTGCGTGCTCGTGAGACGCACGAGCTTGGTCCGCGTGGTTGTATTTTCACGTTCGATCCTGACAAAGACATTATCTTTGACAAGGACACCATACCGCCGGTTCATCCCAACACACTCCAGTTCCTTGCTACGGACGGGGATGGAAAGGCCGTTCTGATCCGTCGTTACTGCTCTATCGGCGGTGGTTTTGTCGTGCCGGAGGATAAAAACGCGGAGGCTGTGCCGCAGAGCGTCAATGTGCCGTTCGATTTTCGTAGCGGCACGCAGCTTCTCTCCTGCGCGCGGCGCAGCGGTCTCAGTATCCCCGAGATTGTGCTGGCCAACGAAAGCGCCCTGCGTCCTGTAGAAGAAGTGCTGGCCTATGTGGATCGTATCATCGACGTAATGATGGCGTGTGTGGACCGTGGCATGAGGACGGAAGGCGTGCTGCCCGGTCGTCTGGGGGTGCAGCGACGTGCGCCAGCCATCCGTGACCGGTTGGAGGCGGACCGGTTTCGTAATGTCCGCACGGCCCATGAGATCATGGATTGGGTCAGCCTGTTCGCCATTGCGGTGAATGAGGAGAATGCGGCGGGTGGGCGCATTGTGACGGCCCCGACCAATGGCGCGGCGGGCGTCGTTCCTGCGGTGCTCAGGTATTATCGTGATTACAGTGCAGGTGCATCGCGGGCCGGTGAGCGTGATTTCCTTCTGACGGCTGTCGCCATCGGCGGTCTGTTCAAGCGAAACGCCTCGATTTCCGGGGCCGAGGTGGGGTGTCAGGGGGAGGTAGGCGTTGCCTGTTCCATGGCGGCGGCGGGTCTGTCCGCTGCTCTGGGGGCGGGAGCGGCGCAAGTCGAGAACGCGGCGGAGATCGGGATGGAGCATCATCTCGGCATGACCTGTGACCCGGTGGGTGGTCTGGTGCAGATCCCATGCATCGAGCGTAACGCGTTCGGCGCGATCAAGGCGATCAACGCCGCCTCGCTGGCCATGCGGGGAGATGGTTCCCATCATGTCTCTCTCGATGACGTGATCAAGACAATGTACGAGACCGGAAAAGACATGAGCAGTCGCTACAAGGAGACCTCTCTGGGGGGGCTGGCAGTCCGTTTCCCAGAGTGCTGA
- a CDS encoding sarcosine oxidase subunit gamma — protein sequence MSDALAPNTLSVSRAGFTATPLKGGRRFALQGRKAMLEGVAGAFGLAGTPDMLQSAVVGDCTLLRLAPQELFIITGDAGLPEAVTGYLASVPHSLVEVSERQIGWTLEGEKLRDTLAALSPLDLRERSFPVGMVTRTLFGKADGMVWRTAENTFHLEVWRSFGPYMSAMMDAAALDAVW from the coding sequence ATGTCTGACGCACTTGCCCCCAACACCCTTTCCGTCTCTCGCGCCGGGTTCACGGCCACACCACTCAAAGGGGGGCGTCGTTTCGCCCTTCAGGGGCGGAAGGCCATGCTGGAAGGCGTGGCCGGAGCTTTCGGTCTCGCTGGCACTCCGGACATGCTGCAAAGCGCTGTCGTCGGTGACTGCACGCTGTTGCGTCTTGCGCCGCAGGAGTTGTTCATCATCACGGGCGATGCCGGATTGCCTGAGGCCGTGACCGGCTATCTCGCCAGCGTGCCACACAGTCTGGTTGAGGTTTCCGAGCGTCAGATCGGCTGGACTCTGGAAGGTGAAAAGCTGCGCGACACGCTGGCGGCGTTGAGTCCGCTTGACCTGCGCGAACGGTCCTTCCCGGTTGGGATGGTCACGCGCACGCTGTTCGGCAAAGCTGACGGTATGGTCTGGCGCACGGCTGAAAACACGTTTCATCTGGAAGTCTGGCGGTCCTTCGGACCGTACATGTCCGCCATGATGGATGCGGCGGCGCTCGACGCAGTCTGGTAA